The Gouania willdenowi chromosome 7, fGouWil2.1, whole genome shotgun sequence genome includes a window with the following:
- the LOC114467150 gene encoding matrix remodeling-associated protein 8-like isoform X1 yields MHPDMSLLHILTVLFLPGVWAQSSSTSFGVVVEAKNITLPAGSKAVLPCQSPRMVWTQDRLKDRQRVVHWDVVHSTPDYSVERILDMSPGARQRVYNSFNKGRISVPGSAFSDGNFSLIINNVGTTDKGVYTCNLHHHYCQIHQSIQVQLNVTKSARKEKRYWDGEKTVFVVLLGSSVVLPCVNRRLLWREGLQEDQQQVAHWDFQPPGVRPDRADRLVDLYASGERRDYGQRFSQNTMSVEEDAFTLGDFSLSISDLKPTDKGLYSCHLHHHYCGLHERRIFRLAVGPALPLTPTTAPRSFPNDEPEPRTDEVDAPHVVNVFLPEHRGYFVQHLGYFLATFLLLAFIVAAVIILTRRRRKRAGIEYPLGRCDRANAISGDEIALECTELRTCNQDPLNSEFAEYKNNLLRERDMTKDCNKEFDGKMWK; encoded by the exons ATGCACCCAGATATGAGTCTCTTACACA TTCTTACTGTGCTCTTCCTGCCAGGAG TTTGGGCccagagcagcagcaccagCTTTGGTGTTGTAGTGGAGGCCAAGAACATCACCCTCCCAGCAGGCTCCAAGGCTGTGCTGCCATGCCAAAGTCCCCGCATGGTGTGGACGCAGGACAGACTGAAGGACCGTCAGAGGGTGGTGCACTGGGACGTGGTCCATAGCACCCCGGATTATTCTGTGGAGCGAATCTTGGACATGTCACCTGGAGCACGCCAAAGGGTCTACAACAGCTTTAACAAGGGACGCATCTCTGTTCCTGGTTCTGCTTTCAGTGATGGGAACTTCTCTCTGATCATTAATA ATGTGGGAACAACTGATAAAGGAGTTTACACTTGCAATTTGCACCATCACTACTGCCAGATTCACCAATCTATCCAAGTCCAACTGAATGTCACCAAGTCAG CTCGGAAAGAGAAGCGTTACTGGGATGGAGAGAAGACTGTATTTGTGGTCTTGTTGGGCAGTTCAGTGGTTTTACCTTGTGTGAATCGGCGCCTTCTTTGGAGAGAGGGTCTCCAGGAAGATCAGCAGCAGGTGGCTCACTGGGACTTCCAGCCCCCTGGAGTGCGACCTGACAGGGCCGACCGACTGGTGGACCTGTATGCATCTGGGGAACGTCGGGATTATGGTCAACGTTTTTCCCAGAACACGATGAGCGTCGAAGAGGATGCTTTCACCTTGGGGGACTTTTCGCTGTCCATCTCTGACTTGAAACCCACAGATAAAGGTCTCTACTCTTGCCACTTGCACCACCACTACTGTGGTCTACATGAAAGGAGAATCTTCAGGCTCGCTGTGGGACCTGCACTTCCATTAACCCCAACCACTGCACCCAGATCTTTCCCGAATGATGAGCCTGAACcaa GAACAGATGAAGTGGATGCTCCTCATGTGGTGAACGTCTTCCTCCCTGAGCATCGAGGATACTTTGTGCAACATTTAGGATACTTCTTGGCCACATTCTTACTGCTGGCGTTCATTGTTGCTGCTGTTATCATTTTGACCCGACGACGCAGAAAGAGAg caggaATAGAGTACCCACTTGGTAGATGTGATCG GGCAAATGCTATCAGCGGTGATGAAATAGCTTTAGAATGCACAGAGCTGAGGACCTGCAACCAAGATCCTTTAAACTCAG AATTTGCAGAATACAAAAACAACCTGCTGCGAGAGAGAGACATGACAAAAGACTGCAATAAGG AGTTCGATGGGAAAATGTGGAAGTGA
- the LOC114467150 gene encoding matrix remodeling-associated protein 8-like isoform X2, giving the protein MHPDMSLLHILTVLFLPGVWAQSSSTSFGVVVEAKNITLPAGSKAVLPCQSPRMVWTQDRLKDRQRVVHWDVVHSTPDYSVERILDMSPGARQRVYNSFNKGRISVPGSAFSDGNFSLIINNVGTTDKGVYTCNLHHHYCQIHQSIQVQLNVTKSARKEKRYWDGEKTVFVVLLGSSVVLPCVNRRLLWREGLQEDQQQVAHWDFQPPGVRPDRADRLVDLYASGERRDYGQRFSQNTMSVEEDAFTLGDFSLSISDLKPTDKGLYSCHLHHHYCGLHERRIFRLAVGPALPLTPTTAPRSFPNDEPEPRTDEVDAPHVVNVFLPEHRGYFVQHLGYFLATFLLLAFIVAAVIILTRRRRKRGIEYPLGRCDRANAISGDEIALECTELRTCNQDPLNSEFAEYKNNLLRERDMTKDCNKEFDGKMWK; this is encoded by the exons ATGCACCCAGATATGAGTCTCTTACACA TTCTTACTGTGCTCTTCCTGCCAGGAG TTTGGGCccagagcagcagcaccagCTTTGGTGTTGTAGTGGAGGCCAAGAACATCACCCTCCCAGCAGGCTCCAAGGCTGTGCTGCCATGCCAAAGTCCCCGCATGGTGTGGACGCAGGACAGACTGAAGGACCGTCAGAGGGTGGTGCACTGGGACGTGGTCCATAGCACCCCGGATTATTCTGTGGAGCGAATCTTGGACATGTCACCTGGAGCACGCCAAAGGGTCTACAACAGCTTTAACAAGGGACGCATCTCTGTTCCTGGTTCTGCTTTCAGTGATGGGAACTTCTCTCTGATCATTAATA ATGTGGGAACAACTGATAAAGGAGTTTACACTTGCAATTTGCACCATCACTACTGCCAGATTCACCAATCTATCCAAGTCCAACTGAATGTCACCAAGTCAG CTCGGAAAGAGAAGCGTTACTGGGATGGAGAGAAGACTGTATTTGTGGTCTTGTTGGGCAGTTCAGTGGTTTTACCTTGTGTGAATCGGCGCCTTCTTTGGAGAGAGGGTCTCCAGGAAGATCAGCAGCAGGTGGCTCACTGGGACTTCCAGCCCCCTGGAGTGCGACCTGACAGGGCCGACCGACTGGTGGACCTGTATGCATCTGGGGAACGTCGGGATTATGGTCAACGTTTTTCCCAGAACACGATGAGCGTCGAAGAGGATGCTTTCACCTTGGGGGACTTTTCGCTGTCCATCTCTGACTTGAAACCCACAGATAAAGGTCTCTACTCTTGCCACTTGCACCACCACTACTGTGGTCTACATGAAAGGAGAATCTTCAGGCTCGCTGTGGGACCTGCACTTCCATTAACCCCAACCACTGCACCCAGATCTTTCCCGAATGATGAGCCTGAACcaa GAACAGATGAAGTGGATGCTCCTCATGTGGTGAACGTCTTCCTCCCTGAGCATCGAGGATACTTTGTGCAACATTTAGGATACTTCTTGGCCACATTCTTACTGCTGGCGTTCATTGTTGCTGCTGTTATCATTTTGACCCGACGACGCAGAAAGAGAg gaATAGAGTACCCACTTGGTAGATGTGATCG GGCAAATGCTATCAGCGGTGATGAAATAGCTTTAGAATGCACAGAGCTGAGGACCTGCAACCAAGATCCTTTAAACTCAG AATTTGCAGAATACAAAAACAACCTGCTGCGAGAGAGAGACATGACAAAAGACTGCAATAAGG AGTTCGATGGGAAAATGTGGAAGTGA
- the aurkaip1 gene encoding small ribosomal subunit protein mS38, giving the protein MFVSKFVPRLGVLRKASCAIQAHAEVFVSRLLPVIPAHCSTLQPKPRNYSTAADNASPPQWLQLEPELDEALVPRKLSVSPLESWLSLRYSLPTTLEVPQPCEDLELLEEKMLPPVAVPVLEDGEGSTTPLQCKNVLRIRRRKMNRHKYRKLQKRTKFLKRRVLESRGKKKQKRFERDLTRIWRRAGLKQAPEGWNTPKIFIKHGRSQN; this is encoded by the exons ATGTTTGTCTCAAAGTTTGTCCCTCGTCTTGGTGTATTACGGAAAGCATCAT GTGCTATTCAAGCACATGCAGAAGTTTTCGTTAGTCGTCTACTCCCTGTCATTCCTGCTCACTGCTCTACACTTCAACCAAAACCTAGAAACTACTCCACAGCAGCAGACAACGCGTCTCCTCCACAATGGCTACAGCTCGAGCCAGAACTAGACGAGGCTCTCGTGCCCCGGAAGCTGTCCGTTAGTCCCCTGGAGAGTTGGCTCTCGCTGCGCTACTCCCTCCCCACGACGCTGGAGGTGCCTCAGCCCTGTGAGGACCTGGAGCTGCTAGAGGAGAAGATGTTGCCCCCAGTGGCTGTTCCTGTTCTGGAAGATGGGGAAGGTTCGACGACGCCTCTGCAGTGTAAGAATGTTCTTCGAATCCGCCGCAGGAAAATGAATCGACATAAATACAGAAAGCTGCAAAAAAGGACAAAGTTCTTGAAGAGGAGGGTGCTGGAGAGCAGAGGGAAGAAGAAACAG AAACGGTTTGAGCGAGATTTAACAAGGATCTGGAGGCGGGCTGGACTAAAGCAAGCTCCAGAAGGATGGAACACACCCAAGATTTTCATCAAACATGGAAGATCTCAGAACTGA